In the Armatimonas rosea genome, CCAGCACGAACCCGATCCAGCTCTTCTGGGGGCTCTCGTTATGCAGGAGCAGGGGCGTTCCCTCGATATCGCCGATCAGCACGTCCACGCGCCCGTCGTTGTCGTAGTCCCCGACCGCGAGGCCGCGCCCGACAAGGGGCTTGGTCAGTGCCGCGCTCACGGCCTTGGAGAGATCGGTGAAGCGCGTGCCGCTGTCGTTGTGGAGAAAGACGGTCGGCTGGCGGTAGCTCTGCGACGGGTCGATCTGGGCGATATTGTCCTGGACATGGCCGTTGGCAAAGAGCAGGTCCAGAAAACCGTCGTTGTCGGCATCGAAGAACTTCACCCCAAACGAGACATAGGGCAGGAGCGCCAGGCTCGTCCCGGCAGCCTGTGCCTGGTCGGTGAAGAGCCCCTTGCCCTCGTTGTGGTAGAGCGACTTGGGCTCGTTGTTGAACGTGGCGACCACCAGGTCCAGCTTGCCGTCGTTGTCGTAGTCGCCCCAGTCTGCGCCCATCCCGCCGTGGACATTGCCATCGCGGTCGGTGTGGACCCCGGCATCGGGGGCGTGGTTGACCAGCTTTTCGCCCTCGCGCTGGAGCAAGTCCCCCTCGATCTCATCGTTGGCGAGCGCGAGCTGCTGCTGGCCCGTGCCCTCGGGATCGGCGGCGGCGGCACCGAGGCCACGGCCTGTCGTGGGGGTGGGCTCGGCCCGAAAGTGCCCCTTGCCGTCGTTGCGAAACAGCACTGCGGGAAGCGGTGGGTACTGGCGCGGCGGGCACGACGTCTGTATCGGCTTGCCGTCGCTACTCTTGGCATCGCAGAGCAGGGGCTGGCCCTGATCGGCACCAAAGCGGGCGTAGTTGGCGACAAGGAGATCGAGCTTCCCGGAGCCCTTGACACTCTCCACCCAGACACAGGCCGTGCCAAAGGGCTGCG is a window encoding:
- a CDS encoding CRTAC1 family protein → MAVASVRACRTSLPLAFLTLALSGCHPSAPSSESPKPPEAPVRFQEVVGALDFKAELPGTRPLNALQTIGSGCAFLDANADGNLDVLLIAETPQLFLGEGTGKFTRVALLPHLSARFIGCAVGDYDGDGYDDLYLSAYRGGVLLHNETGKGFKDVTAGSGLAAQPFGTACVWVESVKGSGKLDLLVANYARFGADQGQPLLCDAKSSDGKPIQTSCPPRQYPPLPAVLFRNDGKGHFRAEPTPTTGRGLGAAAADPEGTGQQQLALANDEIEGDLLQREGEKLVNHAPDAGVHTDRDGNVHGGMGADWGDYDNDGKLDLVVATFNNEPKSLYHNEGKGLFTDQAQAAGTSLALLPYVSFGVKFFDADNDGFLDLLFANGHVQDNIAQIDPSQSYRQPTVFLHNDSGTRFTDLSKAVSAALTKPLVGRGLAVGDYDNDGRVDVLIGDIEGTPLLLHNESPQKSWIGFVLEGSKSNRNGYGARVTVTAGGKTYVRHCHTDGSYLSASDKRVHVGLGAATTVEKISILWPSGVTQTVTGAALNRYNPVKETP